Proteins found in one Methanomicrobia archaeon genomic segment:
- a CDS encoding DUF11 domain-containing protein gives MIEIVLNTYVTLPSSMITNKRVLMGMVGVLCLLLVMVSLVQPQETSLITIGVPTEVNQCEPYPYNVTITAEAKYPLNLTVTIPNGFIYNANSSQVNFSGSMQNIEPTQTANGTNLTWDFSNLASGVNVTHVSFNLTPGCGAESGRRLRALVYYNNSKTDSVNSASILVNEPFVTITINPEVADAHLNDTITYEIIVKNTGFSPAYNVSLNLTLTNLTLVNISTNSTSWSYALLNVSETRTETVNVTVAACDNQFMNVNMSRSCLGVVCQSSFAKGSIRFIPRIPFVKIIPQNVLVAYCQNTTVQVNLSNEGDSGAYDLYLRMVGLPSQYVSNPNATFYTSNNTFYIGDLPPNSSFNLTFDFGMRYGECTDPGSGTVAIFPTYYDECGNFWAPPVNLFRYAFNASSRPILTATKIADRAALYFGEEVNFTVSATYARGGCPENSILVNITDRYHEKLAIVDAGNGTVDATNHTITWLNVQLNDSVPWFTTLRFSANVSCGCGQTLANSLDVIAGTDCCNCPLNASAADSVIVECYNATLFTSSKTATPSPQEVCRNITYTTTYVFAHQLNWSDLRFMEAGNNSQTFPDGTFSGTAYFVVNSTCNESQTITLGQWQNLSFLSNCSNSISPGTTLEVKYTLKQNDDGTFPDWSYLNISGYPNTDCPDPGIYREAVFVSVDRPALSIAVDIADWITVCEEYNVTITATKSGVYPVYNVTIYYNDSLYRYIENTTIMSGFTNEQNVSINSFEPMRNGVILSWYLGNLSAGGTIQFRALKNCSLASTAMAWLDYQDNCDLSLGDVRHADDRDAPLIITKGDIIILKTPKVVFAKTKNVSWNIYVTNKGNGTAKNVTVVDVLDPDLRYVSSSIGGTPATPLVTTNNTTITWDLGDVDPNIKVTIGLNATFAGCEWLNNTVNASWGCCNESCQAVADYSRVEILEGNAVFVRHDAELIDECGGEANFTIIARNVGESYVYDVMLLETLPNCLEFVLDTNTSSPNATSFAYDVVNKTLGWYYNELAPGTTIRFDFKAVINQSCVCNESFGVAVAKINYTIPCGDFGQEDVKPFEPVKAEPQLSITKTPAFTIAGNSSYVNWTITVTSTGNYEAKNITLEDVLPSNTVFVSASPAVNTGNGSPSSPLIWTLANLSTGSSTVINVSAQVTGCADDTENTATVYWGCCVPKKNVSASAAVRTQPVLSLDWSKQLGTCGGNITLTIRNEGSTATITNITEHLPAGYRYLNNTATITSSNVSRAFTNAEPFVNATYLIWNSTNIDFIYPSETITIFFKVENELCEYLYCRPISPTTETFIVNYTDSCTIPLGMNETWAVNPIIITLNVTKEPETQTVGNATWWINISSTNGKAENVTVTDILGTAFMNIQAYYQNGTGDTTAGIDETNKTVTWTGQTVPEGTDTWVRRLRATVAPTGTLANNVTVDGHCLCGCIYSTTSRAVYASRLNFTKKPDDTLTIGEYANFTITAEYWGPEEYKNVTIRDSLPINLTYISSNITDEGKNSYNANLSFDNQTGITGLVWYLGNFTGPKVFTITLTTIVADYLGNQNGTLIWNWAQSVHQNENGSLFETSDSAWILVVEPDLQIAKVTNVTAPVQAGDYVNYTITVNHTAASAVDAYDVWINDTIPSGLSYVSNTSAPPANIAQHTGQQVSWFYQTIARGATVVINYTVQVDADVVATQPLVNRANLSWTSTNGTNPYERFGNWTDLDDYNRTITAPLTVSNRTAISKWPDYPRNYTIGEEINFTIFVDLDRAVYRNVSIRDHYLSNLTYNHSSFQLIANNASFNYLVTKINSTVDQVTWNLGDVNNSDNKDITITFNLTVTNHIETQDGDNFTNWVWFRYSNYTNVTQPEIGDSSGLITIKEPDLQIKKVHNITDTVEYCDNITYTIVVNHTASSHWPAYDVWINETIPNGLTYLSNYSVPSADTFNRDGQRVAWYYQEIPLGASVLINYTVHVASNVQMNQSLLNRVNLTWTSTNGTNPNERFGNWTDLDDYNRTDEAPVRVNDTVTIAKTPDYDRNAT, from the coding sequence ATGATAGAGATAGTTTTAAATACTTACGTTACCCTTCCTTCCAGCATGATAACCAATAAGCGGGTACTTATGGGGATGGTTGGTGTGCTGTGTCTTCTTCTTGTTATGGTTTCACTCGTTCAGCCACAAGAAACGAGCTTGATAACCATAGGGGTTCCGACCGAGGTCAACCAGTGTGAGCCTTATCCTTATAATGTCACTATAACCGCCGAGGCTAAATACCCGCTGAACCTGACGGTCACTATTCCAAACGGTTTTATTTACAACGCTAATTCCTCACAGGTTAATTTCTCCGGGAGCATGCAGAATATAGAGCCCACGCAAACCGCAAACGGTACAAATTTGACATGGGACTTTTCTAATCTAGCCAGTGGCGTTAACGTTACGCACGTAAGCTTCAATCTCACACCCGGCTGTGGCGCGGAGAGTGGAAGGCGGCTCCGCGCTTTAGTTTATTATAATAATAGCAAAACAGATAGTGTAAATTCAGCCTCGATATTGGTGAACGAACCGTTTGTTACCATAACGATTAATCCTGAAGTCGCAGATGCTCATCTCAATGACACTATTACGTATGAGATCATCGTAAAAAATACCGGGTTCAGCCCCGCCTACAATGTCTCGCTCAACCTCACGCTCACCAATCTTACACTCGTTAATATCAGCACGAATAGTACCAGCTGGTCCTATGCCCTGCTCAATGTAAGCGAGACGAGGACCGAGACGGTTAACGTTACCGTGGCGGCCTGCGACAACCAATTCATGAACGTGAACATGTCGAGGAGTTGCCTGGGTGTGGTGTGTCAGTCGAGCTTTGCCAAAGGCAGCATCCGGTTCATTCCGCGGATACCTTTCGTGAAGATCATACCCCAAAATGTACTCGTTGCGTACTGTCAGAATACGACTGTGCAGGTGAATCTGAGCAATGAAGGTGATAGCGGCGCGTACGATCTTTATTTGCGGATGGTCGGACTCCCGAGTCAATACGTTTCGAACCCGAACGCGACCTTTTATACGAGCAATAACACCTTTTACATCGGTGATCTCCCGCCCAATAGCAGCTTTAACCTCACCTTCGATTTCGGTATGCGTTACGGTGAGTGCACCGATCCCGGGAGCGGAACGGTCGCCATCTTCCCCACGTACTATGATGAGTGTGGGAACTTCTGGGCGCCACCGGTCAATCTCTTCCGCTACGCGTTCAATGCGAGCTCGAGACCGATCTTAACCGCGACGAAGATCGCGGACCGAGCCGCGCTCTACTTCGGCGAGGAGGTAAACTTTACGGTGAGCGCCACGTATGCCCGCGGTGGTTGTCCCGAGAATTCTATCCTGGTGAATATCACCGATCGCTACCACGAGAAGTTGGCAATCGTTGATGCTGGGAATGGCACGGTCGATGCAACCAACCATACGATCACGTGGCTCAATGTCCAGCTGAATGACAGCGTTCCCTGGTTCACCACCCTGCGGTTCAGCGCGAACGTTAGCTGTGGTTGCGGTCAAACGCTGGCCAACTCGCTGGACGTCATTGCGGGCACGGATTGCTGCAACTGCCCGCTCAATGCGAGTGCCGCTGATTCTGTGATTGTGGAATGTTATAATGCAACGCTCTTCACGAGCAGTAAAACCGCAACCCCGTCACCGCAGGAGGTGTGCCGCAACATTACCTACACTACCACCTACGTCTTCGCGCACCAGCTCAACTGGAGTGATCTCAGGTTCATGGAAGCGGGAAACAATAGTCAGACGTTCCCCGATGGTACCTTCAGTGGTACTGCCTACTTTGTGGTGAATAGCACCTGCAACGAATCACAAACCATCACGTTGGGCCAGTGGCAGAACCTGAGCTTTTTGAGTAACTGCTCTAACAGCATCTCTCCCGGTACGACCCTTGAAGTAAAGTACACCTTGAAGCAGAATGATGACGGGACCTTCCCTGACTGGTCGTATCTTAACATTTCAGGCTATCCTAACACCGATTGCCCTGATCCCGGCATTTATCGCGAGGCGGTGTTTGTCTCCGTCGACCGGCCTGCTCTGTCCATCGCAGTTGACATCGCCGACTGGATCACTGTCTGTGAGGAGTACAATGTGACGATAACCGCCACGAAATCTGGCGTGTACCCCGTGTACAACGTCACTATCTACTACAACGATTCGCTGTACCGCTATATTGAGAACACGACGATCATGAGCGGGTTCACGAATGAACAGAACGTGAGTATCAACTCATTCGAGCCGATGCGGAATGGTGTCATCCTGAGCTGGTACCTGGGCAATCTATCCGCGGGCGGCACGATCCAGTTCAGAGCGTTGAAAAATTGCAGCCTGGCATCCACCGCGATGGCGTGGTTAGATTATCAGGATAACTGCGATCTCAGCTTAGGGGACGTGCGGCACGCGGATGACAGAGACGCTCCGCTTATCATCACGAAGGGCGACATCATCATCTTGAAGACGCCGAAGGTGGTCTTCGCGAAGACAAAGAACGTCTCCTGGAATATTTACGTCACGAATAAGGGTAACGGAACGGCGAAGAATGTCACGGTCGTGGATGTGCTTGATCCTGACCTCCGGTATGTGAGTTCGAGCATCGGCGGAACGCCAGCAACGCCGCTGGTCACGACTAACAACACGACGATAACATGGGACCTGGGCGATGTTGATCCCAACATCAAAGTGACCATCGGATTGAATGCGACCTTTGCGGGCTGTGAATGGTTGAACAATACCGTCAATGCAAGCTGGGGCTGCTGCAACGAGTCCTGTCAGGCAGTCGCCGATTATTCACGCGTGGAGATCCTCGAGGGCAATGCGGTCTTTGTACGGCACGATGCGGAGCTGATCGATGAGTGTGGCGGTGAGGCGAATTTCACCATCATTGCCCGAAACGTTGGCGAGTCGTACGTGTACGACGTAATGCTTCTCGAAACGCTTCCAAATTGCCTCGAGTTCGTGCTCGATACCAATACCTCATCACCGAATGCGACCTCGTTTGCCTATGATGTGGTAAACAAGACGCTCGGCTGGTATTACAACGAATTGGCGCCCGGGACGACGATCAGGTTTGATTTTAAGGCGGTGATCAACCAGAGCTGCGTCTGCAATGAGAGCTTTGGCGTGGCGGTCGCGAAGATCAACTATACGATACCGTGTGGCGATTTTGGCCAGGAGGATGTGAAGCCCTTCGAGCCCGTGAAAGCGGAACCGCAGCTGAGCATCACGAAGACGCCCGCGTTCACCATCGCGGGGAACAGCAGCTACGTCAACTGGACCATTACGGTTACGAGCACGGGCAATTACGAGGCAAAGAATATCACGCTCGAGGATGTGCTGCCGAGTAATACCGTCTTTGTCTCCGCGAGCCCGGCGGTGAATACCGGCAATGGGTCACCAAGCAGTCCGCTTATCTGGACACTGGCGAATCTATCCACCGGGAGCTCAACCGTGATCAACGTTTCTGCACAGGTAACGGGCTGCGCGGATGATACCGAGAACACCGCGACCGTGTACTGGGGCTGCTGCGTACCGAAGAAGAACGTTTCGGCTTCCGCAGCGGTACGAACACAGCCCGTCTTGAGCTTAGACTGGAGCAAACAGCTTGGGACCTGCGGCGGTAACATTACGCTCACGATCAGGAACGAGGGCTCGACCGCAACTATCACGAATATCACCGAGCACCTTCCCGCAGGCTATCGGTACCTTAACAATACCGCAACCATCACGAGCAGCAATGTCAGCCGCGCATTCACCAATGCTGAGCCGTTCGTCAACGCCACGTATCTCATCTGGAATAGCACGAACATCGACTTCATCTATCCCAGCGAAACGATCACCATCTTCTTCAAAGTGGAGAACGAACTCTGTGAATATCTTTATTGCAGACCCATATCACCAACCACCGAAACGTTTATCGTCAACTATACCGATTCCTGCACTATTCCGCTCGGCATGAATGAAACCTGGGCGGTCAACCCAATCATCATCACCCTGAATGTCACCAAGGAACCGGAAACGCAGACAGTAGGTAATGCCACCTGGTGGATCAATATCAGCAGCACCAACGGTAAAGCGGAAAATGTGACGGTCACAGATATACTCGGCACCGCATTTATGAATATTCAGGCGTACTATCAGAACGGTACTGGAGATACTACTGCCGGGATCGATGAGACGAATAAGACTGTTACGTGGACGGGGCAAACCGTTCCCGAAGGAACGGATACGTGGGTGAGACGACTCAGAGCAACCGTTGCGCCAACGGGAACGCTGGCGAATAACGTCACGGTTGACGGACACTGCCTCTGCGGCTGTATCTACAGCACGACCAGTCGAGCGGTGTACGCCTCCCGGCTCAACTTCACCAAGAAGCCGGACGACACGCTCACGATCGGCGAATACGCGAACTTCACGATCACCGCGGAATACTGGGGCCCTGAAGAGTACAAGAATGTCACCATACGTGATTCGCTGCCTATCAATCTCACGTATATCAGCTCGAACATCACCGATGAGGGCAAGAACTCTTATAATGCGAACCTCTCATTCGATAATCAGACCGGGATCACAGGCCTTGTCTGGTACCTCGGCAACTTCACGGGCCCGAAGGTCTTCACCATCACTCTGACCACGATCGTGGCAGATTATCTTGGTAACCAGAACGGCACGCTGATCTGGAATTGGGCACAATCGGTCCATCAGAATGAGAATGGCTCACTCTTCGAGACGAGCGACAGCGCGTGGATCCTGGTGGTCGAGCCGGATTTGCAGATCGCTAAGGTGACGAACGTAACCGCGCCCGTTCAAGCGGGCGATTACGTTAACTACACGATCACCGTGAACCATACCGCAGCCAGTGCGGTGGACGCGTACGACGTCTGGATCAACGACACGATCCCCTCCGGGTTAAGTTACGTCTCCAATACGTCGGCACCACCTGCGAATATAGCGCAGCACACGGGGCAGCAGGTTTCATGGTTCTATCAGACGATCGCGCGAGGAGCCACGGTCGTAATCAATTACACGGTGCAGGTGGATGCTGACGTCGTGGCCACGCAGCCCTTGGTTAATAGAGCCAATCTCTCCTGGACGAGCACGAACGGCACGAATCCCTATGAGCGGTTCGGGAACTGGACGGATCTCGACGATTATAACCGCACCATCACCGCGCCACTTACCGTGAGCAACAGAACGGCGATCAGTAAATGGCCGGATTATCCCAGGAACTACACAATTGGCGAAGAGATCAACTTTACCATCTTCGTGGATCTTGACCGGGCAGTCTATCGGAATGTCTCGATCCGGGACCACTATCTCAGCAATCTCACGTACAACCACAGCAGTTTCCAGCTCATTGCGAACAACGCAAGTTTCAATTACTTAGTGACAAAAATTAACAGTACCGTGGATCAGGTAACCTGGAATCTTGGTGACGTGAATAACTCTGATAATAAGGATATCACTATTACTTTTAATTTAACCGTTACCAATCATATAGAAACCCAGGATGGCGACAACTTTACTAATTGGGTATGGTTCAGATACAGCAATTACACGAACGTTACTCAGCCGGAAATTGGTGATTCTTCTGGTCTCATTACGATTAAAGAGCCTGATCTCCAGA